In Devosia beringensis, a single window of DNA contains:
- the xylF gene encoding D-xylose ABC transporter substrate-binding protein, with product MNKFLAVLLCTTVISGTAGVVYAQDGITVGVSWNNFQEERWKTDEGAIKAVLEAAGATYISADAQSSASKQLTDIESLISQGADAIIVLAQDSEAVGPAVAAAVAEGIPVVGYDRLIENPDAFYLTFDNKEVGRLQAQGVFAVQPTGNYVFIKGNSADPNADFLFAGQMEVLQAAVDSGDIVNVGEAYTDNWNPEVAQANMEQFLTANNNEVDAVVASNDGTAGGAIAALTAQGLAGSVPVSGQDGDHAALNRIALGTQTVSVWKDARELGKKASEVALELAGGTALDAVTGVVPFSGGPKGVAMNAFFIAPVAVTKDNLNVVIDAGWVAKDVVCQGVAAGSVAACD from the coding sequence ATGAACAAGTTTCTAGCGGTCTTGCTTTGCACGACTGTCATTTCCGGCACGGCCGGCGTTGTCTATGCGCAGGACGGCATCACCGTCGGCGTGTCCTGGAACAACTTCCAGGAAGAACGCTGGAAGACTGACGAAGGCGCGATCAAGGCGGTGCTCGAAGCGGCCGGCGCGACCTATATCTCGGCTGACGCCCAGTCATCCGCATCCAAGCAGCTGACCGACATCGAAAGCCTGATTTCTCAGGGCGCCGATGCCATCATCGTGCTGGCGCAGGACAGCGAAGCTGTCGGTCCGGCCGTGGCTGCTGCCGTCGCCGAGGGCATTCCGGTGGTCGGGTATGACCGCCTGATCGAAAACCCCGATGCCTTCTACCTCACCTTCGACAACAAGGAAGTCGGTCGCCTGCAGGCGCAGGGCGTCTTTGCCGTGCAGCCAACCGGCAACTATGTCTTCATCAAGGGCAATTCGGCTGATCCCAATGCGGACTTCCTGTTTGCCGGCCAGATGGAAGTGCTGCAGGCCGCAGTCGACTCCGGCGACATCGTCAATGTCGGCGAAGCCTATACCGACAACTGGAACCCCGAAGTTGCCCAAGCGAACATGGAGCAGTTCCTGACCGCCAACAATAACGAGGTCGACGCTGTCGTCGCATCCAATGACGGCACCGCCGGTGGCGCCATTGCGGCGCTGACGGCGCAGGGTCTGGCCGGTTCGGTGCCGGTGTCGGGTCAGGACGGCGACCACGCCGCGCTGAACCGCATTGCTCTGGGCACGCAGACCGTATCGGTCTGGAAGGACGCCCGCGAACTGGGCAAGAAGGCTTCTGAAGTGGCCCTCGAGCTGGCCGGCGGCACGGCGCTCGATGCCGTGACCGGCGTGGTGCCGTTCTCGGGCGGACCAAAGGGCGTGGCGATGAATGCGTTCTTCATCGCGCCTGTCGCCGTCACCAAGGACAACCTCAACGTCGTCATCGACGCCGGCTGGGTTGCCAAGGATGTGGTGTGCCAGGGCGTGGCGGCCGGTTCGGTTGCCGCTTGCGACTAA
- a CDS encoding sugar ABC transporter permease: MADQSAIPTTVHPSVYARNPLQRFLVATELDTRLLGMVGALAIIWIGFHVFSGGLFLTPRNLWNLSVQTSSVAVMVTGMVLVIVTRNIDLSVGSILGLVAMVMGVMQTDILPNQLGLGLGHPMIWVLSLAVGLLTGIAIGALQGSIIAYLRVPAFIVTLGGYLVWRGAAWWVTMGRTVAPMDPTFQLMGGGPTGSVGAFWSWVVGIIACAAILIMLYVGRRQRLRFNFPLRPIWAEATLALIGCALVIGAVSVANAYPWPVRIAANYAEANGLVVPEGGLFIAHGIAIPVLIALGVGVVMTFISTRTRFGRYVFAMGGNPEAAELAGINTRWVTVKIFMLMGALCAIAAAISSARLNAATNAMGTLDELYVIAAAVIGGTSLAGGVGTIAGALLGALVMQSLQSGMVLMGLDSPLQSIVVGVVLVFAVWLDTLYRRNKH; the protein is encoded by the coding sequence TTGGCTGACCAAAGCGCCATTCCAACCACCGTCCATCCCAGCGTCTATGCGCGCAACCCGTTGCAGCGTTTCCTGGTGGCCACCGAACTCGATACGCGCCTATTGGGCATGGTCGGGGCGCTCGCCATCATCTGGATCGGCTTTCACGTATTTTCCGGCGGCCTGTTCCTGACGCCACGCAATCTGTGGAACCTTTCGGTACAGACCTCGTCGGTCGCCGTCATGGTCACCGGCATGGTGCTGGTTATCGTCACCCGCAATATCGACCTGTCGGTGGGCTCCATTCTCGGCCTCGTCGCCATGGTAATGGGCGTGATGCAGACCGACATCCTGCCCAACCAGCTCGGGCTGGGTCTGGGCCATCCGATGATCTGGGTGCTGTCGCTGGCCGTCGGCCTGCTGACCGGCATCGCCATCGGGGCGCTGCAGGGCTCCATCATTGCCTATCTGCGGGTGCCGGCCTTCATCGTGACGCTGGGCGGCTATCTGGTGTGGCGCGGCGCTGCCTGGTGGGTCACCATGGGGCGCACCGTTGCGCCGATGGATCCGACCTTTCAGCTGATGGGCGGCGGGCCGACGGGGTCAGTCGGCGCCTTTTGGAGCTGGGTGGTGGGGATAATCGCCTGCGCCGCCATTCTGATCATGCTCTATGTCGGGCGCCGGCAGCGCCTGCGCTTCAATTTCCCGCTGCGTCCGATCTGGGCCGAGGCGACGCTGGCGTTGATCGGCTGTGCGCTGGTGATTGGTGCGGTCTCGGTCGCCAATGCCTATCCCTGGCCGGTGCGCATTGCCGCCAACTATGCCGAGGCCAATGGCCTGGTGGTGCCCGAAGGCGGGTTGTTCATCGCCCATGGCATTGCCATTCCAGTGCTGATTGCCCTGGGCGTCGGCGTCGTCATGACCTTCATATCCACCCGCACCCGTTTTGGCCGCTATGTCTTTGCCATGGGTGGCAATCCCGAGGCTGCCGAACTGGCCGGCATCAATACGCGCTGGGTGACCGTCAAGATCTTCATGCTTATGGGGGCGCTCTGCGCCATTGCGGCGGCGATCTCCTCGGCCCGGCTCAATGCAGCAACCAACGCCATGGGCACGCTGGACGAGCTCTATGTCATCGCCGCGGCGGTGATCGGCGGCACGTCGCTGGCCGGCGGCGTCGGCACCATTGCCGGCGCGCTGCTGGGGGCGCTGGTCATGCAGTCGCTGCAGTCGGGCATGGTGCTGATGGGGCTCGACAGCCCGCTGCAGTCCATCGTCGTCGGTGTGGTTCTCGTCTTTGCGGTATGGCTCGATACGCTCTACCGCCGTAACAAACACTAG
- a CDS encoding ATP-binding cassette domain-containing protein gives MLDTRTPLVEMNDISISFGGIRAVDHASIDLFPGEVVGLLGHNGAGKSTLIKILSGAYRRDAGSIRINGEDATINNPRDAKGYGIETIYQQLAVADNVDAAANLFLGRELTTAIGTLDDAAMESKAREVMGRLNPNFHRFKEPVKALSGGQRQSVAIARAILFNARILIMDEPTAALGPQETTQVGDLIKQLKSDGIGIFLISHDIHDVFDLADRVVVMKNGQVVGSARTSDVTKDEVLGMIILGKVPPGATPGPGAIPG, from the coding sequence ATGCTGGACACCAGAACACCTCTCGTGGAAATGAATGACATTTCCATATCCTTCGGCGGGATCCGTGCCGTGGACCATGCCTCCATCGACCTGTTTCCGGGCGAAGTGGTGGGGCTGTTGGGCCACAATGGCGCGGGTAAGTCGACGCTGATCAAGATTCTGTCGGGCGCCTATCGGCGCGATGCCGGCTCTATCCGCATCAATGGCGAGGATGCGACAATCAACAATCCGCGCGATGCCAAGGGCTACGGCATCGAGACGATCTACCAGCAGCTGGCCGTGGCCGACAATGTCGATGCCGCCGCCAATCTGTTCCTGGGGCGCGAACTCACCACAGCGATCGGCACGCTGGACGATGCGGCCATGGAGTCCAAGGCGCGCGAGGTAATGGGGCGGCTGAACCCCAACTTCCACCGCTTCAAGGAGCCGGTAAAGGCCCTGTCGGGTGGCCAGCGGCAATCGGTGGCGATCGCCCGGGCGATCCTGTTCAATGCCCGTATCCTGATCATGGACGAGCCGACGGCGGCGCTGGGGCCGCAGGAGACCACCCAGGTGGGCGACCTGATCAAGCAGCTCAAATCCGATGGTATCGGCATTTTCCTGATCAGCCACGACATCCATGACGTGTTTGACCTGGCCGACCGGGTGGTGGTGATGAAAAACGGGCAGGTGGTGGGTAGCGCCCGCACCAGCGATGTCACCAAGGACGAAGTGCTGGGCATGATCATCCTGGGCAAGGTACCGCCTGGTGCCACGCCAGGGCCGGGAGCCATTCCGGGCTGA
- a CDS encoding DUF1345 domain-containing protein, with protein sequence MPRHAPLYFGLAIGGLAFAISMFVTPKFAVSIGANALFVAYLALAAIKLPRLSADYLKHHARDEDTPSGGIFLIVFIVVLASVVSLFLALNGEKPDPAEMVLSVSSVLLGWFTVQAVGASHYAYEYYQAPEASGDKKQDIVGGLEFPGEEEPDGTAFVYFSYTVGTSVATSDTKATSNAMRRRLTYHLVFSHLYNTIILAAAVNVMMAGGGG encoded by the coding sequence ATGCCGCGGCACGCGCCGCTCTATTTCGGGCTCGCTATCGGGGGGCTCGCCTTTGCGATTTCGATGTTTGTGACCCCGAAATTCGCGGTTTCGATTGGCGCCAACGCCCTGTTCGTCGCCTATCTGGCGCTGGCGGCGATCAAGCTGCCGCGTCTCAGCGCCGACTATCTCAAGCATCATGCCCGCGACGAGGATACACCCTCAGGCGGGATCTTCCTCATTGTCTTCATCGTGGTGCTGGCCTCGGTGGTGTCGCTGTTCCTGGCGCTCAATGGCGAGAAGCCCGATCCCGCCGAAATGGTGCTCAGCGTGAGCTCGGTGCTGCTGGGCTGGTTCACCGTGCAGGCGGTGGGTGCCTCGCACTATGCCTATGAGTATTATCAGGCACCCGAAGCGAGTGGCGACAAGAAGCAGGACATTGTGGGTGGGCTGGAGTTTCCGGGTGAGGAAGAACCCGACGGCACGGCCTTCGTGTATTTTTCCTACACCGTAGGCACGTCCGTGGCGACGTCAGACACCAAGGCGACCTCCAATGCCATGCGCCGCCGGCTGACCTATCACCTGGTCTTCTCCCATCTTTACAACACCATCATTCTCGCCGCCGCCGTGAACGTGATGATGGCGGGGGGCGGCGGCTAG